A genomic window from Solidesulfovibrio sp. includes:
- a CDS encoding nitrate reductase — MLLDPARATAAPPDGPQTWVKGVCRYCGTGCGVMVGVRDGKVVMVKGDPNNHNKGLLCLKGALLPAVVNAPDRLTRPLVRKNGQLTPASWDEALGLTAARFKEVLDKHGPKAVAYYGSGQALTEESYLANKIFKAGLKSNNVDGNPRLCMASAVGGYVTTFGKDEPMGCYEDMDAATCFFVIGSNTSECHPVLFRRLAARKQADPNVKVIVVDPRLTNTARIADLHLAIVPGTDLALLNAMAHVIIAEEMDDPRFHGKYTVFRQMVDGKPEDRTFDEYRAFVAGYTPEKAAAITGVPAASIVAAAKCFASSAATMSLWCMGLNQRIQGVWANNLVHNLHLLTGKICKPGSTSFSLTGQPNACGGVRDTGSLAHLLPGGRVIANKAHRNEMEKIWDIPQDSLAPEPGLFTTAMFGALGDSVKAMLVLCTNPAQSLPNVRKYAANLKKDTKFLAVIEAFGDAETLKYADVVFPAAFWCERDGVYGCGERRYALIEKAVDPPGEARPSVNILVDLALRLGVDPKLVPFANAAEVWDEWREVSSHSAYNFKGMTRERLRKTSGLLWPCPTEDHPGTKIRYARGEDPNIPPDHPDKFVFYGNPGGKAIMWLRPHKPAAEPPDADYPFVLTTGRVIDQWHTGTMTGKVPEIHKAFPAAFVEVNQEDAKRLGIANGDAVRLETRRGSVSLPARVGEVCRPGLVFTPFYDAKKLVNELTVDAVDDISKQPEFKICAARVTKV; from the coding sequence ATGCTCCTTGACCCCGCGCGCGCCACGGCCGCGCCGCCCGATGGGCCGCAGACCTGGGTCAAGGGCGTGTGCCGCTACTGCGGCACGGGCTGCGGAGTCATGGTGGGCGTGCGCGACGGCAAGGTGGTCATGGTCAAGGGCGACCCCAACAACCACAACAAGGGCCTTTTATGCCTCAAGGGGGCGCTGCTGCCGGCCGTGGTCAACGCCCCGGACCGCCTGACCAGGCCCCTTGTCCGCAAAAACGGCCAACTGACCCCGGCCTCCTGGGACGAGGCCCTGGGGCTCACGGCCGCGCGCTTCAAAGAGGTGCTGGACAAGCACGGCCCCAAGGCCGTGGCCTACTACGGCTCGGGCCAGGCGCTCACCGAGGAGTCCTACCTGGCCAACAAGATCTTCAAGGCGGGGCTTAAGTCCAACAACGTGGACGGCAACCCGCGCCTGTGCATGGCCTCGGCCGTGGGCGGCTACGTCACCACCTTCGGCAAGGACGAGCCCATGGGCTGCTACGAGGACATGGACGCCGCCACCTGCTTTTTCGTCATCGGCTCCAACACCTCCGAGTGCCATCCGGTGCTGTTTCGCCGCCTGGCCGCCCGCAAGCAGGCCGACCCCAACGTCAAGGTCATCGTCGTCGATCCCCGGCTCACCAACACCGCCCGCATCGCCGACCTGCACCTGGCCATCGTCCCGGGCACGGACCTGGCGCTTTTAAACGCCATGGCCCACGTCATCATCGCCGAGGAGATGGACGACCCGCGCTTCCACGGCAAGTACACGGTGTTCCGGCAGATGGTCGACGGCAAGCCCGAGGACAGGACCTTCGACGAGTACCGGGCCTTCGTGGCCGGCTACACGCCCGAGAAGGCGGCGGCGATCACCGGCGTGCCGGCAGCCTCCATCGTGGCGGCGGCGAAATGCTTCGCGTCGTCCGCCGCCACCATGTCCCTGTGGTGCATGGGGCTCAACCAGCGCATCCAGGGGGTCTGGGCCAACAACCTGGTGCACAACCTGCATCTGTTGACGGGAAAAATCTGCAAGCCCGGCTCCACCAGCTTTTCACTCACCGGCCAGCCCAATGCCTGCGGCGGCGTGCGCGATACCGGCTCCCTGGCCCACCTCCTGCCGGGGGGCCGGGTCATCGCCAACAAGGCCCACCGCAACGAGATGGAAAAGATCTGGGATATTCCCCAGGACAGCCTGGCCCCGGAACCCGGGCTTTTCACCACGGCCATGTTCGGGGCGCTGGGCGATTCCGTCAAAGCCATGCTGGTGCTGTGCACCAACCCGGCCCAGAGCCTGCCCAACGTGCGCAAATATGCCGCCAACCTGAAAAAGGACACCAAGTTTCTGGCCGTCATCGAGGCCTTCGGCGACGCCGAGACCCTCAAGTACGCCGACGTGGTCTTCCCGGCCGCCTTCTGGTGCGAGCGCGACGGCGTCTACGGCTGCGGCGAGCGGCGCTACGCCCTCATCGAAAAGGCCGTGGACCCGCCCGGGGAGGCCCGCCCCAGCGTCAACATCCTGGTGGACCTGGCCCTGCGCCTGGGCGTGGACCCCAAGCTCGTGCCCTTTGCCAACGCCGCCGAGGTCTGGGACGAATGGCGCGAGGTCTCCAGCCACTCGGCCTACAACTTCAAGGGCATGACGCGGGAACGGCTGCGCAAGACCTCGGGGCTTTTGTGGCCCTGCCCCACGGAAGACCATCCGGGCACGAAGATCCGCTACGCCCGGGGCGAGGACCCCAACATCCCCCCCGACCACCCCGACAAGTTCGTTTTCTACGGCAACCCCGGCGGCAAGGCCATCATGTGGCTGCGACCCCACAAGCCCGCCGCCGAGCCGCCCGACGCCGACTATCCCTTCGTGCTGACCACCGGCCGGGTCATCGACCAGTGGCACACCGGCACCATGACCGGCAAGGTGCCGGAAATCCACAAGGCCTTCCCCGCGGCTTTCGTCGAGGTCAACCAGGAGGACGCCAAGCGGCTCGGCATCGCCAACGGCGACGCCGTGCGCCTGGAGACCCGGCGGGGCAGTGTCAGCCTGCCGGCCCGGGTGGGCGAGGTCTGCCGGCCGGGGCTGGTGTTCACGCCCTTTTACGACGCCAAAAAGCTCGTCAACGAACTCACCGTGGACGCCGTGGACGACATTTCCAAGCAACCGGAATTCAAGATCTGCGCCGCCAGGGTGACGAAGGTGTAA
- a CDS encoding NapC/NirT family cytochrome c, whose protein sequence is MKKTAIVTIVCLTVLLALGGMQAVEKTSTTEFCLSCHEMETHGFELKRSAHAVDKDKKPIACVQCHMPPGYGLDYFMVKSYLGVRDAAAHLLGDTEDLDRRAMQAVARRFVADANCLACHADLAKNVKGEPLSPEGKKAHDAWLGKDGNARRTCAGCHANMAHLPVFDRRYVVNAAFAAKLPLAGE, encoded by the coding sequence ATGAAAAAGACCGCGATCGTGACGATCGTCTGCCTGACGGTTCTGCTGGCCCTTGGCGGCATGCAGGCCGTGGAAAAGACGTCCACCACGGAATTCTGCCTTTCCTGCCACGAGATGGAGACGCACGGCTTCGAACTCAAACGTTCCGCCCATGCCGTGGACAAGGACAAGAAGCCCATTGCCTGCGTCCAGTGCCACATGCCCCCGGGGTATGGCCTGGATTACTTCATGGTGAAGTCCTACCTCGGCGTGCGCGACGCCGCCGCCCACCTGCTGGGCGACACCGAGGACCTGGACCGCCGGGCCATGCAGGCCGTGGCCCGGCGCTTCGTGGCCGACGCCAACTGCCTGGCCTGCCACGCCGACCTGGCCAAAAACGTCAAGGGCGAGCCCCTGAGCCCCGAGGGCAAAAAAGCCCACGACGCCTGGCTCGGCAAGGACGGCAACGCCCGGCGCACCTGCGCCGGCTGCCACGCCAACATGGCCCACCTGCCCGTTTTCGACCGGCGCTACGTGGTCAACGCCGCCTTCGCCGCCAAACTCCCCCTGGCCGGGGAATAG
- the nrfH gene encoding cytochrome c nitrite reductase small subunit, with translation MSKKLPLALAVLVVAGTGLFLALGPPRLLAKSESPDFCASCHVMEAEYEAWFHQGAHRRKACVECHLPNENRASHYVWKAIDGMKDALVFHSGRVPETIRISAHGREVVRANCVRCHETAVEMIDHGRPCTDCHRRISHAGTGTVATR, from the coding sequence ATGTCGAAAAAACTCCCTCTGGCGCTGGCGGTCCTGGTCGTGGCCGGCACGGGGCTGTTTCTGGCCCTGGGGCCGCCCCGGCTTCTGGCCAAATCCGAGAGCCCGGACTTCTGCGCCTCCTGCCACGTCATGGAGGCCGAGTACGAGGCCTGGTTCCATCAGGGCGCCCACCGGCGCAAGGCCTGCGTGGAATGCCACCTGCCCAACGAAAACCGGGCCAGCCACTACGTCTGGAAGGCCATCGACGGCATGAAGGACGCGCTGGTGTTCCATTCCGGCCGGGTGCCGGAGACGATCCGCATTTCCGCCCATGGCCGGGAGGTGGTGCGGGCCAACTGCGTGCGCTGCCACGAAACGGCCGTGGAGATGATCGACCATGGCCGGCCCTGCACGGACTGCCACCGCCGCATCAGCCACGCCGGTACCGGGACCGTGGCGACACGCTGA